From a region of the Coprococcus comes ATCC 27758 genome:
- a CDS encoding AraC family transcriptional regulator — MYFELKENKPHGTKDDPFSTYHIKNEGRSFQIPVHWHDELEIIYVKSGFLTVSISGENYIGTPGDAFVVSPGNLHFMGSQTGTVDYFTFLFPLKYISFCINDMLDDKLLEPLKNGHLMIRPRVKDTAKELCEQLVEIYMAKNKKTESPITAQIKTKIILLQFILEMWEKGFVIENDKSGRNTVEKEMISYIQQNFMEKISLKEFSEQFHLSEKYISRYFKEHFHITLSQYITHLRLEHAKQLLQDTDIPVTEIAMQSGYQNVSYFIRSFKKTYGVSPLKYRKK, encoded by the coding sequence ATGTACTTTGAATTAAAGGAAAATAAACCACATGGTACAAAGGATGATCCGTTTAGTACATATCATATAAAAAATGAAGGACGATCATTTCAGATACCGGTTCATTGGCATGATGAACTGGAAATTATATATGTAAAAAGTGGTTTTTTGACTGTAAGTATATCAGGAGAAAATTATATTGGAACCCCCGGGGATGCTTTTGTAGTGTCGCCGGGCAATCTGCATTTTATGGGTTCACAGACTGGTACAGTGGATTATTTTACTTTCCTTTTTCCATTAAAATACATATCTTTTTGCATAAATGACATGTTGGATGATAAATTACTGGAGCCGTTAAAAAATGGTCATCTGATGATAAGGCCAAGAGTAAAAGATACAGCAAAAGAACTATGTGAGCAGTTGGTTGAAATATATATGGCAAAAAACAAGAAAACTGAGTCCCCAATAACTGCTCAGATAAAAACAAAAATAATTCTTTTACAGTTTATTCTTGAAATGTGGGAGAAGGGCTTTGTAATCGAAAATGATAAAAGCGGGAGAAATACTGTAGAAAAAGAAATGATTTCATATATACAGCAGAATTTTATGGAAAAGATATCATTAAAAGAATTTAGTGAGCAGTTTCATCTTTCGGAAAAATATATATCGCGATATTTTAAGGAACATTTTCATATTACCCTTTCGCAATATATAACACATTTAAGGTTAGAGCATGCAAAACAGCTGTTACAAGATACGGATATTCCTGTTACAGAGATTGCAATGCAGAGTGGATATCAGAATGTAAGCTATTTTATCAGAAGCTTCAAAAAAACATATGGAGTTTCTCCGTTAAAATATAGAAAAAAATAA
- a CDS encoding MATE family efflux transporter — protein MAAERKTLTQLSVPICLETLFYMLSGMVDTLMLSSVSDQAVGAVGTANTYIGVFIIMFGVISSGMIAVMSQNIGAGRPGIAYQARQLGLIFNALIGIVMSVVLAAFSGGILRIVSIAPALLEPAEIYLRIVGGACFLNALIPIFSSYLRVFGYTKHSLIGTVVGNVLNIILNSVFLFAFNWGVMGVAVATVISRVVNLIIVAGMGAVLIKAKQSPERITSRKIFAQIVKIGFPSAFETALYNIAMTFIVRFMNQMDVDGMNVTARSYAIQIANFSYCVGAALAQANAIMTGWRIGAKEFEECNRGTRKAAIYGIITATCFSVTFAFTGHFIVHIFTDDIQMINLVVKLLIVDIFLELGRVTNLVYGQALKTSGDAFFPVILGAIFMYLFAVGGAYFLGIHMGLLAVGAYIAMAGDECARAVGMVLRWKSGKWKSKGLVEV, from the coding sequence ATGGCAGCGGAAAGAAAAACATTAACACAGCTATCTGTGCCAATATGCTTAGAAACTTTATTTTATATGCTTTCAGGTATGGTTGATACGCTTATGCTATCATCTGTAAGTGATCAGGCTGTAGGAGCAGTGGGAACAGCAAATACATATATAGGTGTTTTTATTATTATGTTTGGAGTAATATCGTCGGGTATGATAGCTGTTATGTCACAAAATATCGGAGCCGGAAGACCGGGGATAGCATATCAGGCAAGGCAACTTGGACTTATATTCAACGCATTGATAGGTATCGTAATGTCTGTCGTTCTTGCTGCTTTTTCTGGTGGGATACTTCGAATCGTAAGTATTGCTCCGGCTTTGCTTGAGCCGGCTGAAATATATCTTAGAATTGTTGGTGGCGCATGTTTTTTAAATGCACTGATTCCTATTTTCTCCAGTTATTTGAGAGTGTTTGGATATACAAAACATTCTTTGATAGGAACTGTTGTTGGAAATGTTCTCAATATAATACTTAATTCAGTATTTTTATTTGCATTCAACTGGGGTGTGATGGGAGTTGCTGTTGCCACGGTTATTTCGAGAGTTGTAAATCTTATTATTGTAGCCGGCATGGGGGCTGTACTTATAAAAGCAAAGCAGAGTCCTGAGCGAATTACATCAAGAAAGATATTTGCACAGATTGTTAAGATTGGTTTTCCTTCTGCGTTTGAAACAGCACTTTACAATATCGCAATGACATTTATAGTGCGTTTTATGAATCAGATGGATGTGGATGGAATGAATGTTACAGCGCGTTCATATGCGATACAGATTGCAAATTTCTCGTATTGCGTGGGAGCTGCCCTTGCTCAGGCAAATGCAATTATGACCGGCTGGAGAATTGGAGCAAAAGAGTTTGAGGAATGTAACAGGGGAACGAGAAAAGCTGCGATATATGGTATCATCACAGCGACATGCTTTTCCGTGACCTTTGCATTTACCGGACATTTTATCGTGCATATATTTACGGATGATATACAGATGATAAATCTTGTGGTAAAGTTGTTAATAGTAGATATATTTCTTGAACTTGGAAGGGTAACAAACCTTGTATATGGGCAGGCGTTAAAAACGAGCGGAGACGCATTTTTTCCGGTTATATTAGGTGCGATATTTATGTATTTGTTTGCAGTTGGCGGAGCCTATTTTCTCGGAATACACATGGGACTTCTGGCTGTAGGAGCATATATTGCTATGGCAGGTGACGAATGTGCGAGAGCAGTGGGAATGGTACTTAGATGGAAGAGTGGAAAATGGAAGAGTAAAGGTCTTGTAGAAGTATAG
- a CDS encoding recombinase family protein: MKQPYNTTIYNTALYLRLSRDDELQGESGSIQTQRMMLRQYAAEHGLTVVDEYIDDGWSGTNFERPSFQRMIDDIEDGKINCVVTKDLSRLGRNYILTGQYTEIYFPSKGVRYIAINDNVDTINGESELAPFLNILNEMHARQTSKKVKAAMHTRFANGAHYGAYAPLGYVKDPDKKGHLLIDPETRWIVEKIFDLAVHGRGAASITRILVEEKVPTPGWLNYERYGTFANIYAGAPAEKAYAWTIAQVKSILKEETYIGHSVHNKQSNISFKNKKKVRKPQEEWYRVENTHEAIISEEVFQKVQELIASRRRRQKNGTTQIFSGLVKCADCGWSLAYGVNSQNKNPYAHYHCSKYGQGLRQCSMHYIRYDVLYAYVLARLQYWSMQVQKDEDKLLKRLLNASDRERNSAKKKQAAELKKAAKRKAEVDGLFAKMYEDWSAGRITEYNFNMLSKKYQNEQKELETKIRQLHETMEAAVQTAADAEKWIALMKQYVNPVELTAELLNTLIEKITVHEAVKGEDGSREQEVEIYYRFIGKID, translated from the coding sequence GTGAAACAACCATACAATACAACGATTTATAACACTGCACTATATTTGAGATTGAGCCGTGACGATGAATTACAGGGAGAAAGCGGCAGTATCCAGACCCAGCGAATGATGCTTAGACAGTATGCCGCCGAGCATGGGCTGACCGTTGTAGACGAGTACATTGACGACGGATGGAGCGGGACAAATTTCGAGCGTCCAAGTTTCCAAAGGATGATTGATGACATCGAGGACGGGAAAATCAACTGCGTTGTCACAAAGGACTTATCCCGTCTGGGAAGAAACTATATCCTGACCGGTCAGTACACGGAAATCTATTTTCCCAGCAAGGGAGTACGCTACATTGCCATCAATGACAATGTGGACACCATCAACGGAGAAAGCGAGCTTGCCCCGTTCTTAAACATCCTGAATGAAATGCACGCCCGACAGACCAGCAAAAAGGTCAAGGCTGCCATGCACACAAGATTTGCCAATGGCGCACACTATGGAGCCTATGCACCGCTGGGCTATGTAAAAGACCCGGACAAAAAAGGTCATCTTCTGATTGACCCGGAAACACGCTGGATTGTAGAGAAGATTTTTGACCTTGCCGTACACGGGCGTGGAGCCGCCAGCATTACACGGATTCTGGTGGAGGAAAAAGTACCTACCCCCGGCTGGCTGAACTATGAAAGATACGGGACTTTCGCCAATATCTATGCCGGTGCGCCCGCAGAAAAAGCCTATGCGTGGACGATTGCACAGGTCAAGAGCATTTTGAAAGAGGAAACCTACATCGGTCACAGCGTTCACAACAAGCAGAGCAACATTTCATTCAAGAACAAGAAAAAAGTGCGGAAGCCGCAGGAAGAATGGTATCGTGTGGAAAATACCCACGAAGCCATTATTTCTGAAGAAGTGTTCCAAAAAGTTCAGGAGCTGATTGCAAGCAGACGCAGGCGACAGAAGAATGGCACAACGCAGATATTTTCCGGGCTGGTAAAATGTGCGGACTGCGGATGGTCATTGGCTTATGGCGTAAACAGCCAGAACAAAAATCCCTATGCACACTACCATTGCAGTAAGTACGGACAGGGATTACGCCAGTGTTCCATGCACTATATCCGCTATGATGTACTGTACGCCTATGTGCTTGCAAGACTGCAATACTGGTCTATGCAGGTACAGAAAGACGAGGACAAGCTGCTGAAACGGTTGCTCAATGCCAGCGACAGGGAAAGAAACTCTGCGAAGAAAAAGCAGGCTGCGGAGCTGAAAAAGGCAGCGAAGCGTAAAGCCGAGGTTGACGGGCTGTTTGCTAAAATGTATGAGGACTGGTCTGCCGGACGCATAACCGAGTATAACTTCAATATGCTGTCCAAGAAGTACCAGAACGAGCAAAAGGAGCTTGAAACAAAAATCCGGCAGCTTCACGAAACGATGGAAGCCGCCGTACAGACCGCAGCGGATGCTGAAAAGTGGATTGCCCTGATGAAACAGTATGTCAACCCTGTGGAGCTGACCGCCGAACTTCTGAACACTCTAATTGAAAAAATAACCGTCCACGAAGCTGTCAAGGGCGAGGACGGAAGTCGTGAGCAGGAAGTAGAAATCTACTACCGCTTCATCGGCAAAATCGACTGA
- a CDS encoding virulence-associated E family protein, which produces MDTMEPAQTPAEIRETLEGTQKGGVKNSIRNCLTVFQRDPLFRGALRLNLLTEQVDIVKPLGWERTSATLTDMDMNYLLLYLEENYGLTSEKKVQSAIKIVANENRYHPVRDYLNSLQWDGTERIRYALHHFLGADTDEYTYEALKLFLMGAIRRVFRPGSKFEVMLCLVGGQGAGKSTFFRLLAGRDEWFSDDLKKLDDENVYRKLQGHWIIEMSEMIATANAKSIEEIKSFLSRQKETYKVPYETHPADRLRQCVFGGTTNRQDFLPRDRTGNRRFLPVTVYPERTEVHILDDEAAARAYIEQMWAEAMTVYRSGKYKLSFSIEMNRYLNAHQQDFMQEDTQAGMIYAYLEDYTGDRVCSKQLYEEALGNLNSPADWETRAICEIMNTGIAGGIIQGWAAYKSPKRYKKYGSQKGWERVNQAPPEGDGFQEITEEEARQMELPF; this is translated from the coding sequence ATGGACACAATGGAACCGGCGCAGACACCGGCAGAAATCCGGGAGACGTTAGAGGGGACGCAGAAAGGCGGCGTGAAGAACAGCATCCGAAACTGCCTGACGGTGTTCCAGCGTGACCCGCTGTTTCGCGGGGCGCTGCGCCTGAACCTTTTGACGGAGCAGGTCGATATTGTGAAGCCGCTGGGCTGGGAGCGCACCAGCGCTACGCTAACCGACATGGATATGAACTACCTGCTTCTGTATCTGGAAGAAAACTACGGGCTTACCAGCGAGAAAAAGGTGCAGAGCGCCATCAAGATTGTTGCCAATGAAAACCGCTACCATCCGGTCAGGGATTACCTGAACAGCCTGCAATGGGACGGCACAGAGCGCATCCGTTACGCCCTGCATCACTTTCTGGGAGCCGATACGGACGAATACACCTATGAAGCCTTGAAACTGTTCCTGATGGGAGCCATCCGGCGGGTATTCAGACCGGGGAGCAAGTTTGAGGTCATGCTCTGTCTGGTTGGTGGTCAGGGAGCCGGGAAATCTACCTTTTTCCGGCTGCTGGCAGGCAGGGACGAATGGTTTTCAGACGATTTGAAGAAGCTGGACGATGAAAATGTGTACCGCAAGCTGCAAGGGCATTGGATTATCGAGATGTCGGAGATGATTGCCACAGCCAACGCCAAGAGTATTGAGGAAATCAAGTCATTCTTAAGCCGCCAGAAAGAAACCTACAAAGTGCCGTATGAGACACATCCGGCAGACCGGCTGCGGCAATGTGTATTTGGAGGGACGACCAACCGGCAGGACTTTTTGCCCCGTGACCGCACTGGCAACCGGCGCTTTCTCCCTGTGACGGTGTACCCGGAACGGACGGAGGTTCACATACTGGACGATGAAGCGGCAGCGAGGGCATATATCGAACAGATGTGGGCGGAAGCCATGACGGTTTACCGCAGTGGGAAGTATAAGCTGTCATTCAGCATAGAAATGAACCGATACCTGAACGCCCACCAGCAGGACTTCATGCAGGAGGACACACAGGCTGGCATGATCTACGCCTATTTGGAGGACTACACCGGCGACAGGGTATGCTCCAAGCAGCTTTATGAGGAAGCGCTGGGGAACTTAAATTCCCCGGCAGACTGGGAGACACGGGCAATCTGCGAGATTATGAATACCGGCATTGCGGGCGGCATCATACAGGGCTGGGCAGCCTACAAAAGCCCGAAGCGGTATAAGAAATACGGTTCTCAAAAAGGCTGGGAGCGTGTCAACCAAGCCCCGCCGGAGGGGGACGGTTTTCAGGAAATCACGGAAGAAGAAGCCCGGCAAATGGAACTGCCATTCTGA